ttaatgcgAAACATTTCATTCTAAAAATGTACAGactcagaaccgttcacagtggtggtattaggaaccaggcgtctgatGAGCTACATGCTTCCAAAAGTGCCCTCAAATAaatttattacatgaaatggttatgaaaacaCTACCTGGtgtctgaggcattgttttatgatgtggGGCAAACTCATACCCAAAGAAATGGTTGCATATTCAGATTTACCAGTATTTCACTATCAACATTACTTATAAAAACacatgtaggtttactggttgttttggatagtaaataaagcagCTATATGTGCATTGTGGACATCATGATCTCTGGTTCCTATTAGCTCCACTGGAATtgaatcactctgaatgactgtttacatttcagtgacTGAACATTGCAAAATTTGTGAAATTCCCCTCTAAACTCTTTAGAATAGTTAACTACTCAAAACCATCCAGTCGtcaactgttctgtggtcagaaacagatCAGTGTTGAAGGGCTAAAGGCTGTATAATTATAtggattttttgttttatttgttgatcttaaaaaggtataaaaagtattaaaattgGATTGTAAAAATTGCACAGCATGAAGTCTTGCATAAAATGCGGTTTGTCAGGCATCTCATATTTAATCTCTCAGAAAGTCAGAATGTAACTTTGTTCTAGATTTTCTGTAGGCAGCAactataaaacaaacagctaCACGCCCTGACAGTATAGTTTCATCTCCATGTATgaaattatttctttattttataagAATAGCTATTTGAAAATATGAATCAAACCATAGTGACaacttcatttacatatattggcACATGACCTACCAATTCTAAATAATAAATTAGATAAGGTCAACTATTTGGTAGACTATAtaaagttgtatgcaaaagtctgagtgCCCTTAGTTAGATatcgttttgttgattttctaagtgaaaatgaacacaccccctacagagaacagacttctgcacattttattacataattgctgtatatctgctgaatttaacttattaagaaaaagaaaacaataaacaatcaaatatggcctgtgcaaaagttatggcatattttttattttctgttatatTCAGCAAAGTGataaaaattgtgcactaaaaataaTAGGAACACTGCAGTAAGGATATTAAGCAtcttttaacttattttcaattagaaaaacaataaattgcATAGTTTGAGCAGGTGTTCAAACCttgttttttaactttttctttttgtgctgtttattcAAAGAATAGTTGCATGCAGATGTATTATATTTCCtatattacatgttttgttaattttctaagtgaaaataagttgatacatcctctacagagaacacacttaaatatgcaaTTTTCTGcacactttttttaatgttctggaagaagcatattggaaaaaaataaaatataagatgtGCCATACGTTTTTTTGCACAagctacattttttatttattgcgtgttaaattgagcaaataaaaagtaatcatgcattaaaatgtgcagacgtgtgttcCCTGTCGAGAATGGTTTACTTATTTagatgtagaaaatcaacaaactgtAATTGGACCAAGGGCGCCCAAACTTTCGAATACATCTCTGTGAAAGATGAACAGTGATATCATATGTAAGATACACTTTGGCCAATCTTTAACATAAAGGCCTGCTGCTCCTTCAGAGCTGATACTGGAGTCTCTGTTTGGTTAAACCCGCTTCCATTTCCGACCAGACTGGAGGAGCAAGCTGATGGCCTCTGCTTCTTAATGATTAGCGTGTGCACCACTGTGGGTTGActtaattaatctttttttttttttaatttcagaaaGAGCTCTGTGCTTTCATTCAAACGCAGTTATTCACCAATCTGATAATATAGTTAATGGTTACAGCAAAAGACAATGGCACCGTTTAAGGGCTATGCACACTTCCCTTAAAGACTATATATATTTGAAGTCTACAGTCAGCACTTTAGAAGTCACATGCTGCTTGACCTAAGTGGTTAGCTGCAAAACATGAAGTGACCCATGTGTTTTTAGCCTGTGGTTTAACACCATAACTCAGAAGTGCATTTGTCTTTCACAGGTCTTACATGTTAAAGTTGGTGATGGTGGCcatgtgaaaataaaaatgtgattgtTCTGAGTAtctgacacacactcaaaacTCGTCACATATGCAATCCCTTTTGGCTTGTGGTGTCCCTGATGCTGCAGTAACAATGTTTAGTTATCTGTGCTAAATTTgacaggaagaaactgtctCACATCTCAAGACCCAAATGGTTTGCACTTCTATTACACTTCCATATGTAAATGAACATATCTAGGCTAGAATTCCTTAATAGTAATTCATTGCCATAactcttgtctgtctgtctctcaacACGGTGCTTTTGGGGCTGGCTGAAGGTGCTCAGGACAGCAGTGTTACAGACCTAAAAGACAAAGTGATGACTAAAGCGATGGAACAAGCTTCAATGAACATATTACTGATTGTACATTTCTATATTTTAAAGGCAGTTTGGAAAGAATAtgttgtgaaaatgaaatgtagaGCACGCTTAACTCTTAACACACTGAAGACTTTGTGACTGTGAGTTTGGACAGGAAAGTGTCCCGACTATAACCGCAAGGGTCAACCTCAGATTATCGGAGAGATGAGATGGGACTCACTCATGGTAGGAAACAGTTATCGCACAGTGATCAGATCTTTCAGTGAACAAGCTTAAGTTCTGAGAACATCCTGAACCACCCtttcagtgttacagcagtagAAGAGCTACAATACATACACCGCAGACTGTGATTAGCACaacatttacatgattttccCACTTATTCAGCATTGCCAAGGTctcaatgtattattattattatttatttatttatttttatttatttattttaaaattatattaaataatcaTTTGAGGATGAGGACAAGGCAAGACATTCTTTAATATGGTCgcctcttttttccttttgaaagCTGCTTATGATGAGTCCAAAATCTGCTACATCTTGGATGCCATTCTGTTCATCTATGGAGTCATTCTAACTGTCCTTTACTGCAGAATGAAGGTAAACACTTTTATTCACTCTCTTTATGCTTTAGTGGTTTAGTATATTGTGAGTCTGTTCAGAATATTTTTGGTTCATATTTAATGTCTTTTGTCTTCATGACTGTTTCTCATTATCCATCATTTCACACCTGTTGTAGATAAAATGCCCCTTTTTACTTCATATCAGAGTGTGCAGAACTATAGTTAGCTCTACAGACAAATACCAGCCCTATATTAGACATTGGATATGAGGACTAATTCATACTGATTCAACAACGAATACTGTTTTCACATTTACagttaatgaatgaaaatagaAAGATCTCCTCTCACgcaaaggtaagagtgttttttctCAAAGATATTATCTGGGTTCTTCTATTGGCGCATATTTGACATTGTAAGAATAGTAGAACCCTTCTGGtgctattttaaatgattttcaaaaaggttcgtcaatctggagaaccattttactatgcgaagaaccttttaagcagtGTTCTAAGAGTGTACAGTGCTTGTCTTCAGCTCGTGCCTGTGACCATGTCACAGTTCCTCGTAACATTCAGAGCGATATGTATGATTTATGTGAGATAAAGACTGAGTGCTGATTTAGGAGAGATATTAATGATTTACATCTGTAAAGATTTCACAACCAGCAGAATGCAATAGTTAAGATGTGGGAAGAAAGTGCCTGTTAAAATAGCAAATATGCACTGCTCACGCAAACCAAAGGCATAGCTTTCTCATCTGAGTTTCCAAAGAATTcactttcttactttcttactTAAGCTGAACTTCCTCTTTAGCTTTCAGTTTCTTTTACTGATAAGAAAAGGCACAAGCACTTCAGGCTAGTACTGAGAATTAGATAGAGATTTATTATGggtaaatccagggtcatagagccaacatggattgatcgagggtcagacatgacagacaaaccagaatccgACAGACAAACAACCAACATACAGACAACAATTCAGACAACAATTCAGACAACAATTCAGACAACAATTCAGACAACAATTCAGACAACAATTCAGACAACAATTCAGACAACAATTCAGACAACAATtcagacaacaacaaaaaccaacaaacacaaggcgcaaacacagggcttaaatacacagggaaaacgagggacaggtggaaaacaggtggagacaaccaggggcggagtcatgaaatgagggggctaaaccaaaacaaatgcacatgggctaaaccaaaacacaaacacatggacaggactgggaggggccaatcgtgacacattgtaacaatataagaaccccttttggtgctatatagaaccattttcaaaaggtttccatatagaaccacatacaacacattctccatcattctaaaaaactatttcaccatgcaagcaACCATTTAAGCACAAGATGGCTCTATATGGAAttattgcctttactaaagaaccctcaaagaatcATCTTTAAGTTAATACGCTAAAAGAACATAAAGAAGAAGAACCCCACAGCCCTTGTTTCCATTTGATTGTTCTGTTCCTCTTCTCTTAAAACAACACCACAGGCAATTACACAGATTTGTAAACCTAAGCCAGACAGAAGCCGAATGTACAGAATGGAAAGCATTAATTCAGCTTAGATGtactttaaactgttctttcaCAAGACATACATTATAGTTAGCTAGGTTTTTATTACCTATCAACACTGCTAAAGTTAAAAACGAATATTGTTGTGTGACACTAATACCAGTATAATGAAAACAACTGACACTGTCAAAAACTTTTCATACGTAGAACTCTTAACCTGGTTAAAAGCTGAAGGTGAAAATAATTCACACCATACAAACGGTTGGCTAACCTAATATTTAAGTCAGTGTAGTGTCTTCTGCAGATTAGTTTACTTTGCTAACATTACTGAGGAGCACAAATGCTTTAAAGTGTCATAGACACGACTGAGAAGTCCTCCTGTTACCTCTACAAGCCAAGATGTTTCCACATCATCCACTGAGAAGATGATAACACATCTCATTTAGATAACGGCAGCCACTTATCTAATGTTGAACTGTTCCGCTCTAGCCTTCGCTCATGTATTGATTTTGCCCACAGTGGATAAAAGAGATCACTTTACTTCTGAATGAATTTTATCACTCGGCATGAAttgtagaaaaaagaaaatcaatgaaaacatGGTCACCTTATgctaatcatttattttaactcAGTAATAAGCAACAAAATGAACCTCTTGCattttcagctcacagacactaTAGACAAACAATGTATGGAAAGATAGAGACGGAGAGAAATGGAAATTAATGTAtcgtgtttttatgtttgtgtgtttagctattttaatgtttagtgtatgtacatttattttagcatttctgttactgctactactattagtgctactactacaactactactactaatacgactactactaaatataataacaaCACCAATATAATTGGGCATGGGATATGAGCTGTGAAAAGGTCCAAAATCCATTTAAAAAGCTTGTGCACTGCTGGTGGCAGTAACCAGTGTCTGTCAACTTTGTAGTCAGTGGGTCAGCAGTGGCCCCGTCCTCTTGCCATATGAGAGGtttaatttgatgattttagTCAGGTTGTTAATTATAAGTTACATGTCTACCTACAGAGAGATTTATAAAGATCTGTTTATAGATTTTATAGTTCTTTTAAGGTTCTATGCTTATTACTTATTATAGCTGAGATGAAATGGTCACGCAATTATaatgtgcgtgtatgtgtgcgtgtgtgtgtgtgtgtgtatatatatatatatatatatatatatatatataactcaaACGTTAACATGATGAGATTGAGCTAAGCATTCTTGCTTAATGTCAGCAGCTGAAAAGCAAGCTTTTTGTGGTTTTGATGGAGGTCTGTGAAGCAACACTGTTAGTTGTGAGGAACCACATCAGGAATCAGTTTTAGAAAATCCTTATCTTTTAACATCTTTTTTGGTATCACATGACCTCTCTTGcttttaacactgcatatctCCACACATCTTGTTTTCTGTGTGCCGGAAACACTTTAGAAGAGACACATATAGATTAAATCTTCAAGTGTAGTCAAGACTGACTTATAAATAACCTTCAATATCaataaacattcaaaaatgtCACTGGTTATAATGTGATATACAggtgaaacattttctttatacTATATATGAATTAGGGCATTCAGTTCAAGTTCCCTGCAAATTCTTTGTCATATCaatgctgtcagaataaaatattgtctctccattttttaaaaaatttattaTGTTACAGGACTTAACTGCAGCTGCCATttaaaataacttaataaaGTCTAGATACATTAACCTACATTGAAAGTTGAGAGGTTGAGTTAATTTTGTGGAGATATAAGATTGTGTTATGCGAtgatatacacagatatacacgATGATGCGCacagtataatgaaacatgTTTGGGAAACGTGTAACACAAAATATTTGCAGTATACAAAATGTTTGCATTTCAGTACAAAAGTTTGCAAACTTTAGCATTACAGTacaaaatttgtgaaaaaaaatagtacaaatGGTTGTTGGCAgtttatgtaaatattaatgTTACTGTGTAAATTGTTTGTGAATGATTGCACTGTTCATATTCTCACACTAATTTTGTTctattacattttacagaaagATGCAGCTGAAGGTGTTTATGAAGTaagtttttctctcttttactgtTGTCACTATAGATAGCCTAATCTGACCAgttggtatgtgtgtgttaaaCCTGGGATACCAGTAACCTGAACACCGGATTCATTTGAGCTAGACATACTTAGACTGTTTTCTTACAAACATGGccatttctgaacatttgaGGATTTTAAGTGACATTTTACCCCACCCAAACCAGAAGAATACACTTTTGATGAGGGAAAAAAGTAATAAACACTTaactaaacacaataaaacactaaCTATATACAGGTACACAGCctataaactaaataaataactaaatagtACATTAAAAACCATAAATAAAGGaagttacagtgtgtgtgtgtgtgtgtgtgtgtgtgtgtgtgtgtgtttaagtaaCTTATGGTTTGTTATTGCTTTCTTGATGTTTTGGGACAAAAAAACGAATATCTttctattatattattattagcattttttgACAACAAGTAGCTACTCTCTTTACTGCTTAAACTGCTgataacattttattacatattttattataaatcaTTTCATTGAATGGAGTCATTTGTGGTTGTGCAGTGAGGCTGCTCTGATACCTCTGGTCACTGAAGCCTGTTTTCCTTATATGCTTATCTGATTGCGTCTGTTTCTTCCATAAGGCCAGTTGTAAATTTTATATTTCCATCATTTATCTGGCGGCAGTGACGGCAATGTTTTGTTGCAAGTTGCTCAAAGCCTTTAAAAGTGTGTGTAAACAGTGTATCTGTGCTGCCAACATCCTGCACAATCACACCTTAGATGTAGattatttttgctaatttgctgTTATAGTTTTGCTGCTGTTTGAGGATTTCCTCCTTGGCTTAACAATGAACAGACTGGCTGTGAACTTCCTCAAATACCAGTAAGGCAAGGTTCACTGctatcaaaacttttttttttttatgcattagTGAAAACGCTTTTGTTTGCATTTCTTTCAAATTCAATACAGGATTTTTCATTGCATATTATATTACCAACATAACAATTTGCATTAAAATCTTCAGAATCTGTAAATTCCAaatttcttttgctttaatggCAGTGTGCAGTTGAGACTCTgcaagtttgtgcaaaagcttCTAATGAGTAGATAAGAGAGAGTGGTCTGAAAACAAGCTTCAgtggatataaaaaaaaaaaacttttgttcAGACCTAGAAATAATGCAATATACAAAtgatttaatatataaataatatataaataatttgacaaattgtttttttctgttttgtttcttaTAAATATTGTGTGTGATATTTATAAGGTTTTCTTCAAACAgctatatatattatatatatatatatatatatatatatatatatatatatatatttatacatacacacagtactgtgtgaaagttttaggcatctaagcaaattttttaacaatttactTCAGCGGTGAGcttatcacaatatacactaaaataaagtcgtattcataattcaaataaatataaacaataaaaagtaacaagaatttcttgggtccatattcttccttgacaccttcactgCCActacagagacttgttaatataatccattacatcatgagcacaatttaatgaagcactgattggtcaaaccaggagtttctatttaactacatataagactgggcttcctcgaggagatgtttgaaaatgcttaaacaaacacaccaacatccacaaaatcactatttattaaatatatataagttATTTATGTAAGTCATGCATGTATGAATTTATGCATATATTGATACACGCATCATTTATGCATGAAGGGTTTACAATTAGTTCCCTGTAGAAGTCtttcatttgcatttgaatATTCAATAGGTGTAATATAGGAAGCATGTAGGTTAGTGTGAAATGGCTTTATCTGGGGCATTCCAACACTCAGTCTATACAGGAAGGGGTCAAACAGAAGTATAACATACTCAAAAACCAGAAATACAAGGCGAGAGTCAAAACACAGgcacaaacaaaagaaaaatagcTCGACACTCAGTAGCTACGGCTTCACAAACTAACCTGCAAAACAGAGGCAGCATGTATGATATTCAATGTCCATGAAATGTGAAGGTGTGTGTAGAAGAAAATGGGTGGAGCCAGAGAGAGTTCAAGTGGAGTCTCCCCGCATGGGGAAGACATTAGGTTAACCCCATAGTTCCTCATATTGACCAAATGTCAAGGTGGACACAGTTATACAAGCTGAGGGGATATTTATATAATCACTCAGAGATTGCAAGATTGTGATTAGTTGCAGCCTATGAGCATCCcgcttttaaagggcccatatcgtGCAAATCTGAACTGAGctaattttttaatgaatgtctTTGATATTGTATAAAAACTTtgctacattttcaaaacacgcCGTTCACTCTGCAGATCACAGAGTCTTTATATGGAAACTTTGCtgcaaaaaggttctgtgcaggtatatttttcattcatcaaggtacaaacaatgtgaatgtaccctcaaaggttcaacagtggttttaaggtccaattgtgtatcttaaataagcttttccaggtgaaaagcacATATTAGTAC
This window of the Pygocentrus nattereri isolate fPygNat1 chromosome 2, fPygNat1.pri, whole genome shotgun sequence genome carries:
- the fcer1g gene encoding high affinity immunoglobulin epsilon receptor subunit gamma encodes the protein MKKAGFSVFSLLPLWMNFGSVAAYDESKICYILDAILFIYGVILTVLYCRMKLMNENRKISSHAKKDAAEGVYEGLATRSEDTYETIQMNKTKA